CAGTGGCACGTGGTGTTCGATTAACACCACCGTCAGCTGAAACTGGTCGCGAATCATGCGAATGCGATCGCTCAGTTCCTGTTTTTCCTTGGGGTTGAGTCCGGCTGCAGGTTCGTCCAACAGCAGGAGTTGCGGTTCTAGCGCTAGGGCTCGAGCAATTTCCAAGCGGCGGCGATCGCCATAGGCCAAACTGGCGGCGGGCTGATCGGCCTGATCGCTCAATTCCAGGAGTTCCAGGAGTTCTTGCACACGGCGGCGATCGCCACGGGACTGCCGTTTTGCGCGACTGGCGCCTAGTAGTTCGTCCCAAAGGGTTGTTTTGGCTTGGCGATGCCGAGCCACCAGCACGTTCTCGAAGACGGAGAGCTGATTGAAGAGCCGTAGGTTTTGGAATGTCCGGGCAATGCCACGGCTCGCAATTTGATCGGGTCGCTGACGATCAAGGCGATCGCCTTGGAAGAAAATCTCACCACTACTCAGCGACTGCAGGCCGGTGATCAGGTTGAACAGCGTTGTCTTGCCCGCGCCATTCGGGCCGATCAGACCAAAAATCTCGCCCGCTTCCACACTCAAGGAAACCTGATTGACTGCGACCAACCCCCCAAAGCGGCGCGTCACTTGTTCCAGCTTTAGCAGGCTCATGCCGTCCTCCGTCGCCGAGGTCGGCTGGCACGAGGTTTGATCAGCCCTTGCGGGAAGTAGATGCTGCCCAACACCAGCAACAGCCCAAAGATCAGTAGGCGACCATCTTGCAACAGGCGGCTTAGCCCCGGCCACAGTCCTGGCACGGAGCCGATCGCCCGCAAAACTTCTGGCAAGGCAGTCAGCACCATTCCCCCTAAAACCGGACCAAAGGCACTCCGCGATCCGCCAATTAACACGAAAGCGAGGAAGGTAATGCTGGCATCAAAAGTGCCTTGCCGGGGGTTCCAGGTGTTGAGGAAGTGGGCGCTGACAACGCCGACGAGACTGGCTAGAACGGCTCCCAAAACAAAGGCGAGGACTTTGTAGCGGGTGGTATTGACCGCGATCGCACTCGCTGCCAGTTCATCTTCACGGATCGCCGACAGCACCAGTCCGGTGCGCACCTGTTGCAGCCGCCAGCAACCTGCAACGGCGAGCATCAACAGCGGTAAGGCAATCCAGAGGTAGCCGACGGCGGAGCTGAAGGGTTGGGGGATGCCAAAAATGCCGACCGCTCCGCCCGTAATGGGTAGGTTGAGCGCAACCACCCGCACGATCTCGACCAGCGCGATCGTGGCGATCGCCAGATAAATGCCGCGCAACCGTAGCACCGGATAGCCCACCAGCAGCGCCAGAATTGCTGCCGCGATCGCAGCTAAGCCCATTTCCAGCAGCAGGGCCCAAACGCTGTAGTCAGGGCTCGCTGTCAACCCCTTGGTAGAGAGGATCGCAGCCAGATAGCCTCCCAGAGCATAGAAAGCCGGTGAAGCCAAAGACAGCTGCCCAGCCATCAACGGCAGATAGACCGAGAGCCCCAGCGTCGCGCCCAGCAGCATCGACACCAGCAAAAATCCGTAGGTGGCGACCAAATTGCCCATGGTCTAGACCTTCTCCATCCGTGCCCGGCTGAACAACCCCTGCGGACGAATCAACAGGATGGCAAACAACAGTGCAAAGGCAACGGCATCGCGATAGCCCGACCACTGCGGGGGCACCCAGGCCTCGGCCAAGCCCAAAACCAGTCCCCCCGCAATCGTGCCGGGAATATTGCCTAGCCCACCCAAGACCATCACACTCAGCCCCTTCAACCCGTAGGCAATGCCGAAGTACGGGCCAGTGATGCTGACGCTGGTGCCGACCAGCGCACCCGCCAAGCCACCGAGGACGCCACTCAGGAAAAAGGTAAAGCGAATGTAGCGCTCGGGGTCGATCCCTAGCAGGCTCGCCGTGGTGGCATCTTCTGCAACCGCCTTCAGAGCATGACCGATCCGCGTGCCGTTGATCAGCCAAGTCAGCAGGCTGAACATGGCGATCGCGACACCAAAGAGGATGATTTGCACTGTTCGGATTTGGATCGGGCGATCGCTGCTGCCGAAGTTAATTGCGCTGGGTAAGTCGCCGTAAATATTGCTGGGGAAGGTGTAAATTTCAGCCCCCACCAAGATTTGAATCAGATTGACGACAAATACTGCTGCACCAAGGCTAGAAATGAGAGTCAGTAGGGAGTCGGCTTGGCGTTTCCGGAGTGGACGAAAAGCCACTTGTTCGATCAGCAGACTGGCACCACCCGCCAACAAGCTGCCCAAGATTAAAGCCAGGGCAAACGGCAAACTGAAGGGCAGCGCTACATTGGCGAGCAGACCGTTGAAACTAAACCGGCCACCTGCCAAGGCGTAGGTCAAATAGGCGCCCAACGTAAAAACAGCACCATGGGCAAAATTAATCACGCCGAGGATCGAGAAGACCAGCGTGTAACCGAGGGCGAAGAGGGCATAGACTCCTCCGATCGCCAGGCCGTTGATCAGCGGTTGTAACCAATCCATTAGGGCAGCAGCTCAAAGTCGCCTTGGCCATCGGGCTTCATCCGAATCCGCGCCACGTAGAACTGCTCTTGGTTGACCTCGCCCCCAGGCGTAAAAGATAGGCGCCCCAAGGGTGTCTCATAGGTGCCGCTGAGCATGGCTTGCAGGAGCACTTTTCGCCGTTCGGGTAAGGGCAGGTTCACCACTGGTTGCTGTTGGTTAACGCGGTTGAGGGATTCCGCAATCACTTGCACCGCCGAGAAAATCTGGGCACTGAACTGCGAGGGCTGCTTACCAAACTGGGCTTCGTAGCGCTGGCGAAAGTCTTTGTTAACGGGACTATCAAAGTTGGGGCTGTAGGTCTGGGCCACGATGATGCCATCGCAACGCTGCTGACAGACGGGAAAAACGTTCGGCGTATTGAAGCCGTTGCCACCGACAATCAAGCCGCTGTAACCCAGCTCTCGTAGTTGGCGTACCAGGTTGCCGCCATCCGCTGCGAGGGACGAGAGCACGATGATGTCTGGTTTTTGCTGGAGTGCCTGACTAATCAGCCCTTGGAAATCGCTATCGCTGACTTGGTAGCGCTGCACCAATGCGAGGTTCAGGCCAGCATCCTTGACCGCTTTTTGGAAAACTTCTGTCTCCGATCGCGAGTAGGCATCGTCTTGGGCGTAGACGACCACCACCCGTTGTGCTTGGGGATTGAGCTTGCGGGCTGCCGCGATCGCCTGGGGGGCCACCACTGAAGCGGGAGCTGAAAGGCGCACGATAAAGTTGCCGAGCTCCGGAATGCCCTTGGCCGTATTCGAGGCGGCAAGGACCGGAACGCCCGCCCGCTCTGCGATCGGATCGGCTCCAAATGCCTGCTGCGACAGGGTTGGGCCAATGATCGCCACGACTTCATTGACGTTGATCAGAGTCTGGAAGGCATTGATCGCGCTGGCTTCGTCGCTGCCGCTGTCCTGCACCCGAAAGTCAATTGGAACACCGGTTGCGGGGCGTTCAAACACTGCTTTAGCGATTTGCAGACCGGCCAGTTGCTCCTGACCAAACAGAGAGGCATTGCCGGTTTGGGCGATCGCCAGACCCAAGGGTTGGGCACCTGCGACTGGCGGTGCGCTGCTCTCTTGGCAGGCTGTCGCCAGTCCCAACACCACGGCTGCCAGCCCCAACGTCCGGGACAGGGCAGAGTGGAATGGCGATCGCAGCACGGGCATGGCAATGTCTCTCTGAGGGGATGCAGTGCTTATTCGTAGAGCCAGGGTTGAATCGTGGGAGTCCACTCGGTCAGCTCTTCGGAGCTGAACCAGAGCGCAATTTCCCGTTGCGCCGTCTCGATCGCATCCGAGCCGTGGATGATGTTGCGGCCAATGTTGACGCCAAAGTCACCGCGAATCGTACCCGGTTCCGCCGTCAGCGGATTGGTCGCACCGATCAATTTACGGGCTGCAGCCACAACGCCGTCTCCCTCCAAGACGATCGCCACGATCGGGCCGGAAGTGATGAACTCAACAAGGCCATTGAAGAAGGGGCGCTCGCGGTGAACATCATAGTGCTGCTCAGCCAGCTCACGGCTGGGCTTGAGCTGCTTGAGGCCCACTAATTTAAACCCTTTTTGCTCGAAGCGGCTGATGATCGTACCCACCAGGCCCCGCTGAACGCCATCGGGTTTGATGGCAATAAACGTGCGTTCCACAGACATTGGGATAGTCCTCAAAAAGAGGCAAGCCGAACGGGCTTGCCTTCCTATGGTTTGGGATCACTGGGATTCTTGACAAGCGATCGCGGTCACATCCCTACGGTCAATCACTTTGTTGATGGTGGTGTGGATTGACCAGGAAGTGATTTGGCGAGGTCAATACCGGTGGTCTGCTTCAGTTTTTCGAGCAGACTGGCAATCTGGGTTGCGGTGCCTTCGCCTTCGCCAATCACCGTAATCGACTCGACATCAATATCCGGTACGGTGCCCGATAGGGTGGAGAGCAGAGACTCCAGCTTCTGCAAGAGGAAGATGTCGCGTGCATTGCCTCCTGCTGACTTCCAGGCTTCTGCCAGTCGCTTAGTGCCCTCAGCTTGGGCTTTCCCGTCCTCGACAATCCGAGCAGCAGAACCCCGCGCTTCGGCGATCGCCCGTTTGCAGGCAGCTTCCGCCGGGGCAATCACATCCGCTTGGAGTTGCTGTTGCACCTGTTTGATCCGTTCCTGCTGGACGGGTAGTTCTGCTTGGCTACGGGCAACTTCAGTCGCAATGTCCGCTTCCGCTTCCGCCACGACGGCTTCACGCCGCGTCAGGGCATCTTGAATGCGGCGTTCGGCTTCGGCTTGGGCGATCGCCACGTCGCGATCAATCCGCCGGAGCGCCGTGATCTTGTCATTCTCTGCTGTCTGAATGGCCGAGGCGGCTTGGGCTTCCGCTTCCGCAATGCGGGCATCCCGCTGCAGATCAGCTCGCTGCTTGCGGCCGCTGGCTGAGAGATAGCCCACTTCATCGGAAATGTTCTGGACTTGCAGCGTATCCAAAACAAGGCCGAGCTGTTCGAGATCGTCCTCTGCTTCTTCCAGCAGACTTTTCGCAAAAGCGATTTTGTCTTCGTTGATCTGCTCTGGGGTCAGACTCGCCAGCACGCCGCGCAAATTGCCTTCCAAGGTTTCCTTGGCCATTTGCTCAATTTCCTTGCGGCTCTTGCCCAAAAGGCGCTCGATCGCGTTGTGAATCGTCGGTTCTTCGCCAGCAATTTTGATGTTGGCGACCCCTTCTACGGTCAGGGGAATGCCGCCCTTGGAATAGGCGTTGGAGACGCGCAGCTCGATGATCATGTTGGTCAGATCCATGCGCAGCGCCTTCTCTAGCAAGGGCACTCGCAGGCTACTACCACCTTTGACTAAGCGATAGCCCACTCGGCGGCCATCGCTGCTGCGGCGACTACTACCCGCAAAAATCAGAATTTCACTGGGTTGGCAGATGTAGTAGAGGTTGCGCAATACCAAGCTGCCAGCCCCGGCGCCAGCCCCAAGCACAACCAGCAGCGCAAAAATTGTTTCAAACATCAGACTTCACCTCCGGGACGACGGCTTAAGGTTCCAATCACATCCAGTCCCAACGTGTCATCCACCCGCTGGAGGAACTGCTGCACAATTTCGGGGTAGGCGTTAATGAGTCGTGCCAAGGCTTGACCATCCCCACCATCGACCACACGGACATGGTTGAGATGCAGGCGTCCAGGGATTTGGGCCGCCTCCTTAAGCACCATCTCAATTTGCTGAATTAAGAACAGCTCAGCCGCTTCCGGTCCGGCCGATCGCCAAACCTGACTGAGCAAATCACTCACCTCAGCGGCAGCTTTGGCATTCTCTGCCAGGGTAGCTGCGGCCCCCCGCGCTTGCAGGGTTTTCGCGACTCGTTGGGCTTCTGCTGGCAAGACCTCATCCGCTTCCAGTCGCAGTTTTTCCAGCTCAGCCCGCAGCGCTTGTAGTCGTTGTTCAGCCTTGGCACGGGCTTCCTTGGCTGCGGCAGTTGTCCGCTCTTCTTCGGACCGGACTTGCTGATCAAGTTGGGCTTTAATCTTGCGCAGCTCGTTTTGCCGTTGCTGCACCACAGTCGCGGCTTGGGCGCGGGCGACCTCGGCTTGCTGTTGAGCATCGGCTTCGCGGCGATCGGCCTCCCCCAAAGCCTCGGCCTCGGCAATCTCCGCATCCCGTGTGATCTGGGCAATCCGCCGACGCCCAATTGACTTGAGGTAGTCTACGTCGTCGGCCACGCTTTGGATCTTGAGCGTGTCTAACCGCAGCCCCAATTTCGAGAGATCGTGGCTGACATCTTCGGCAATCCGCTCGGCAAAGCGCAGTCGATCCTCATTCACTTCCTCGGGGGTGAGGGTGGCGACCACGCCCCGCAGGTTGCCTTCGAGGGTTTCACGAGCGACACGGGCAATCTCGGACCGATTGCGATCGAGGAACCGCTCGATCGCGTTGCCGACCAAGCGGGGATCGGTAGAGACTTTGACGTTGGCGATCGCTTGGATGTTGA
The sequence above is a segment of the Synechococcus elongatus PCC 11801 genome. Coding sequences within it:
- a CDS encoding ABC transporter ATP-binding protein, coding for MSLLKLEQVTRRFGGLVAVNQVSLSVEAGEIFGLIGPNGAGKTTLFNLITGLQSLSSGEIFFQGDRLDRQRPDQIASRGIARTFQNLRLFNQLSVFENVLVARHRQAKTTLWDELLGASRAKRQSRGDRRRVQELLELLELSDQADQPAASLAYGDRRRLEIARALALEPQLLLLDEPAAGLNPKEKQELSDRIRMIRDQFQLTVVLIEHHVPLVMGLCDRIAVLDFGQLIALGDPATVRQDPAVIEAYLGDE
- a CDS encoding branched-chain amino acid ABC transporter permease, which codes for MGNLVATYGFLLVSMLLGATLGLSVYLPLMAGQLSLASPAFYALGGYLAAILSTKGLTASPDYSVWALLLEMGLAAIAAAILALLVGYPVLRLRGIYLAIATIALVEIVRVVALNLPITGGAVGIFGIPQPFSSAVGYLWIALPLLMLAVAGCWRLQQVRTGLVLSAIREDELAASAIAVNTTRYKVLAFVLGAVLASLVGVVSAHFLNTWNPRQGTFDASITFLAFVLIGGSRSAFGPVLGGMVLTALPEVLRAIGSVPGLWPGLSRLLQDGRLLIFGLLLVLGSIYFPQGLIKPRASRPRRRRTA
- a CDS encoding branched-chain amino acid ABC transporter permease, with translation MDWLQPLINGLAIGGVYALFALGYTLVFSILGVINFAHGAVFTLGAYLTYALAGGRFSFNGLLANVALPFSLPFALALILGSLLAGGASLLIEQVAFRPLRKRQADSLLTLISSLGAAVFVVNLIQILVGAEIYTFPSNIYGDLPSAINFGSSDRPIQIRTVQIILFGVAIAMFSLLTWLINGTRIGHALKAVAEDATTASLLGIDPERYIRFTFFLSGVLGGLAGALVGTSVSITGPYFGIAYGLKGLSVMVLGGLGNIPGTIAGGLVLGLAEAWVPPQWSGYRDAVAFALLFAILLIRPQGLFSRARMEKV
- a CDS encoding ABC transporter substrate-binding protein → MPVLRSPFHSALSRTLGLAAVVLGLATACQESSAPPVAGAQPLGLAIAQTGNASLFGQEQLAGLQIAKAVFERPATGVPIDFRVQDSGSDEASAINAFQTLINVNEVVAIIGPTLSQQAFGADPIAERAGVPVLAASNTAKGIPELGNFIVRLSAPASVVAPQAIAAARKLNPQAQRVVVVYAQDDAYSRSETEVFQKAVKDAGLNLALVQRYQVSDSDFQGLISQALQQKPDIIVLSSLAADGGNLVRQLRELGYSGLIVGGNGFNTPNVFPVCQQRCDGIIVAQTYSPNFDSPVNKDFRQRYEAQFGKQPSQFSAQIFSAVQVIAESLNRVNQQQPVVNLPLPERRKVLLQAMLSGTYETPLGRLSFTPGGEVNQEQFYVARIRMKPDGQGDFELLP
- the ndk gene encoding nucleoside-diphosphate kinase, yielding MSVERTFIAIKPDGVQRGLVGTIISRFEQKGFKLVGLKQLKPSRELAEQHYDVHRERPFFNGLVEFITSGPIVAIVLEGDGVVAAARKLIGATNPLTAEPGTIRGDFGVNIGRNIIHGSDAIETAQREIALWFSSEELTEWTPTIQPWLYE
- a CDS encoding flotillin family protein, which encodes MFETIFALLVVLGAGAGAGSLVLRNLYYICQPSEILIFAGSSRRSSDGRRVGYRLVKGGSSLRVPLLEKALRMDLTNMIIELRVSNAYSKGGIPLTVEGVANIKIAGEEPTIHNAIERLLGKSRKEIEQMAKETLEGNLRGVLASLTPEQINEDKIAFAKSLLEEAEDDLEQLGLVLDTLQVQNISDEVGYLSASGRKQRADLQRDARIAEAEAQAASAIQTAENDKITALRRIDRDVAIAQAEAERRIQDALTRREAVVAEAEADIATEVARSQAELPVQQERIKQVQQQLQADVIAPAEAACKRAIAEARGSAARIVEDGKAQAEGTKRLAEAWKSAGGNARDIFLLQKLESLLSTLSGTVPDIDVESITVIGEGEGTATQIASLLEKLKQTTGIDLAKSLPGQSTPPSTK
- a CDS encoding flotillin family protein gives rise to the protein MSLLPDHSPLVLAQVESQPPTSDATQQGDWVGGTLGFGIVGFLVLFVIIKSCLRICNPNEILIVSGRKHRNPKGELVGYRVLFGGRTLTIPVIETVKRMDVTTMPVPVEVTNAYAKGGTPINIQAIANVKVSTDPRLVGNAIERFLDRNRSEIARVARETLEGNLRGVVATLTPEEVNEDRLRFAERIAEDVSHDLSKLGLRLDTLKIQSVADDVDYLKSIGRRRIAQITRDAEIAEAEALGEADRREADAQQQAEVARAQAATVVQQRQNELRKIKAQLDQQVRSEEERTTAAAKEARAKAEQRLQALRAELEKLRLEADEVLPAEAQRVAKTLQARGAAATLAENAKAAAEVSDLLSQVWRSAGPEAAELFLIQQIEMVLKEAAQIPGRLHLNHVRVVDGGDGQALARLINAYPEIVQQFLQRVDDTLGLDVIGTLSRRPGGEV